One window of Paenibacillus sp. JQZ6Y-1 genomic DNA carries:
- a CDS encoding anaerobic ribonucleoside triphosphate reductase: MEMGAHIMYGEHESARENANLNGDSFSGKMSRFGSEYSKYYTKARILPPHIAEAVQQNRIYIHDLDHYALGTTNCIFIPFERLLRDGFSSGNGSLRTPNSIMTAMAQVAIIFQCQQNSQYGGVAANKLDYDLAPYVTRSFRKHLRKGLHYLGEWTATQLSEEQSITQREQLIAQAHMNDSELELHYPLAYRYAMEETRNETFQAAESLIHNLNTMSSRGGGQIPFTSINYGTCTSPEGRLVMESLLAATVRGLGNGETPIFPIQIFKCKRGINQQPGDPNYDLFLKAIDCTSRRLYPNFANLDAPLNREYLVEGDPDTEFATMGCRTRVVADRFGRNHLSGKGNLSFNTINLVKLGLDYGTVMPRSVIPRSNMSFFVASSDDSMTSVRRQEPDEQGFYRALDECMQLAVEALLHRFHIQAAQPAKASDFMMREGVWEGGNELAPDDAVGELLKHGTLSIGFIGLAECMYALYGSHHGADDAIYQKALNMIRHMRNICDQWSEQYNLNFSLMATPAEGLSGKFVAVDRQHYGSIAGVTDREYYTNSFHIPVYHSIPAADKIRLEAPFHELCNAGAISYIELDGNARQNHEALQRIIHYALSQQISYFSINHPVDRCTACGYEGIIGSHCPSCGESEQHVHIARLRRVTGYLTGDYQTRFNPAKQAEVRDRLKHR, encoded by the coding sequence ATGGAGATGGGCGCACATATTATGTATGGTGAGCACGAATCAGCACGTGAGAATGCCAATCTGAACGGCGACAGCTTTTCCGGTAAAATGAGCCGATTTGGCAGTGAATATTCAAAATATTATACAAAGGCACGTATTCTTCCGCCGCATATCGCCGAAGCGGTCCAGCAGAATCGTATCTATATTCATGATCTGGATCATTATGCGCTCGGTACGACCAACTGTATCTTTATTCCGTTTGAACGGCTACTACGAGATGGCTTTAGCAGCGGTAACGGCAGTCTGCGTACACCCAATTCGATTATGACAGCAATGGCGCAGGTGGCGATTATTTTCCAATGCCAGCAAAACTCTCAATACGGCGGTGTTGCTGCCAACAAGCTGGATTATGATCTGGCACCGTATGTCACCCGTTCGTTCCGCAAGCATCTGCGCAAAGGGCTGCATTATCTGGGCGAATGGACAGCAACGCAGCTCTCTGAGGAGCAATCTATTACACAGAGGGAGCAGTTGATCGCACAGGCGCATATGAATGACAGCGAGCTGGAGCTACATTATCCGCTGGCTTACCGATATGCAATGGAAGAGACGCGCAATGAGACATTCCAAGCAGCGGAGAGTCTCATTCATAATCTGAATACGATGTCGAGTCGAGGCGGCGGACAGATTCCGTTTACAAGTATTAATTATGGGACATGTACCTCGCCGGAAGGTCGATTGGTAATGGAGAGCCTGCTAGCGGCGACCGTTCGCGGCTTGGGCAATGGCGAGACACCTATTTTCCCGATTCAAATCTTCAAGTGCAAGCGGGGCATTAATCAACAGCCCGGCGATCCCAATTACGACCTATTCCTAAAAGCAATCGACTGTACATCGCGTCGGCTATATCCAAACTTCGCGAATCTGGATGCGCCGCTAAATCGCGAATATCTGGTAGAAGGTGATCCCGATACGGAGTTTGCCACGATGGGCTGCCGTACACGCGTCGTTGCCGACCGATTTGGACGGAATCATCTGTCCGGTAAGGGCAATCTGTCCTTTAACACGATCAATCTGGTGAAGCTGGGGCTGGATTACGGTACTGTGATGCCAAGATCGGTGATACCAAGATCGAACATGTCTTTCTTCGTAGCGTCTTCGGATGATTCCATGACGTCAGTTCGTCGTCAGGAGCCGGATGAACAGGGCTTTTACCGAGCGTTGGACGAATGTATGCAGCTGGCGGTGGAAGCCCTACTGCATCGGTTTCACATTCAGGCGGCGCAGCCTGCCAAGGCTTCGGACTTTATGATGCGGGAAGGGGTATGGGAAGGTGGCAATGAATTGGCACCGGACGATGCCGTTGGGGAGCTGCTCAAGCATGGTACGCTGTCGATTGGTTTTATCGGGTTAGCGGAATGTATGTATGCTCTGTATGGTAGCCATCATGGTGCAGATGATGCGATCTATCAAAAAGCGCTGAACATGATACGCCATATGCGTAACATATGCGATCAGTGGAGCGAACAGTACAATCTGAATTTCTCGCTGATGGCAACGCCCGCCGAGGGGCTATCCGGCAAATTCGTCGCCGTGGACCGTCAGCATTACGGCAGTATTGCTGGTGTTACCGATCGTGAATACTACACGAACTCCTTTCATATTCCGGTCTATCACAGCATCCCTGCCGCCGATAAAATTCGATTGGAAGCGCCATTCCATGAGCTATGCAACGCGGGCGCGATCTCCTATATCGAGCTGGACGGCAATGCACGACAAAATCATGAAGCGCTACAGCGGATCATACACTACGCTCTATCGCAGCAAATCAGCTATTTTAGCATCAATCATCCAGTGGATCGTTGCACTGCCTGCGGATATGAAGGCATCATCGGCTCCCATTGCCCATCATGCGGGGAATCAGAGCAGCACGTCCATATCGCCCGTCTGCGCCGCGTCACCGGCTATCTGACTGGCGATTATCAGACGCGCTTCAACCCTGCCAAGCAGGCAGAGGTGCGCGACCGGCTCAAGCATCGCTGA
- a CDS encoding methyl-accepting chemotaxis protein, with protein MRIAGNFKTFTKLIVAFILVSLIVAAVGLYSMINLNRMKGSVDNLYSNNLVSMQHLSDAELSLQKMRVASRDIALSSTTQDKQTALDTVPGLIEDVNTGIAGYRSTPLSTQEQTELKNFEQLWTKYQEVYNQAIQLAQTSSASAFQTFVKESVLPAGTDMYASIAKLNELNVQQASNANQSANTIFNNSRLWTTVWVIVGFAFSLLLGTIIARMISRPLKQIANLLKDVAAGDLRQRSSLTGRDEIGQLAAAANDMSNRLNMLVASIIDSAQNVAATSEQISASTQEIASNSANQSQSAHSIAQLFRDMSTAIDDVAHSAEEAAEIADRTVEKARKGSDLVNQSADGMQLMSAQMRKLELDSNQIGDIIEVIDDIANQTNLLALNAAIEAARAGEQGQGFAVVADEVRKLAERSGSATKEITGIIRSMQKNMQQSLNTAELNTEHSVSTSEAFNEIMGRINDSSLKINGIAAASEEQSAQSSDVVHSVNEIAAASEEVASACEQTATSSQTLAQLAERLQDSVNTFKI; from the coding sequence ATGCGAATTGCCGGTAATTTTAAGACGTTCACCAAGTTGATCGTTGCTTTTATTCTAGTATCCCTTATCGTTGCTGCTGTCGGTCTGTATAGCATGATCAATTTAAACCGGATGAAGGGCAGCGTCGATAATCTGTACAGCAATAATCTAGTTTCCATGCAGCATCTGTCTGACGCCGAACTGTCTCTGCAAAAAATGCGTGTCGCTTCGCGCGATATTGCTCTCAGCTCTACTACACAAGATAAACAAACCGCATTGGACACCGTACCCGGTCTGATTGAAGACGTAAACACAGGCATCGCTGGTTATCGCAGCACCCCACTCTCTACCCAGGAACAAACAGAACTGAAAAACTTTGAACAGCTGTGGACAAAGTATCAGGAAGTCTACAATCAAGCGATTCAACTGGCACAAACGTCATCGGCTAGCGCCTTCCAAACCTTTGTCAAAGAAAGTGTGTTGCCAGCTGGCACCGATATGTACGCCAGCATCGCCAAACTGAATGAACTGAATGTGCAGCAGGCAAGCAATGCCAACCAGTCTGCCAATACGATATTTAATAACTCTCGCCTATGGACGACAGTCTGGGTGATCGTTGGCTTTGCGTTCTCCTTGCTACTAGGAACGATCATCGCTCGTATGATCAGCCGTCCACTCAAACAGATTGCCAATCTGCTCAAAGATGTAGCTGCCGGTGATCTGCGTCAGCGCTCCTCGTTGACTGGACGCGATGAGATCGGACAACTGGCTGCCGCTGCCAATGATATGTCCAATCGTCTGAACATGCTAGTAGCCAGCATTATTGATTCGGCTCAAAATGTCGCTGCCACTTCCGAGCAAATCTCCGCGAGTACGCAAGAAATTGCCAGCAACAGCGCCAACCAGTCCCAATCTGCCCACTCCATTGCCCAATTGTTCCGTGATATGTCGACAGCGATTGATGATGTAGCACACAGCGCTGAAGAAGCTGCCGAAATTGCTGATCGTACAGTGGAAAAAGCTCGCAAAGGTAGTGATCTGGTAAATCAATCTGCCGATGGCATGCAGCTGATGAGCGCTCAAATGCGCAAGCTGGAGCTGGACTCTAACCAGATCGGCGACATTATTGAGGTGATCGACGATATTGCCAATCAGACCAATTTGCTAGCGCTGAACGCTGCGATTGAAGCGGCACGCGCTGGTGAACAGGGACAGGGCTTTGCTGTCGTTGCCGACGAAGTGCGCAAGCTGGCAGAGCGCAGCGGAAGCGCCACCAAGGAAATTACCGGCATCATTCGTTCGATGCAGAAAAATATGCAGCAAAGCCTGAACACTGCTGAGCTCAACACCGAACATTCGGTGAGTACAAGCGAAGCATTTAACGAGATTATGGGTCGCATCAATGACTCGTCACTGAAAATCAACGGAATTGCCGCTGCCAGTGAAGAACAAAGCGCCCAATCGTCCGATGTGGTTCATTCGGTCAACGAAATCGCTGCCGCTAGTGAAGAAGTTGCTTCCGCGTGTGAACAGACTGCGACCTCTTCGCAAACACTGGCTCAATTGGCTGAACGTTTGCAGGATTCAGTGAATACTTTCAAGATTTAA
- a CDS encoding copper amine oxidase N-terminal domain-containing protein, with the protein MKMRKLLAPVLGLSLMLPAAGAFAAEGTTADYNPELQTRAIQFTLGSKMYMVNGMTKSMAIMPVEYMGTTYVPLRYLAANANMKVSYDAMTDTTWLDTGLARYEFWTKGTNAKVYKVDNMRKGLNQPIISRNGHTMVPVRWFAENFDWNMSYSGGMITLSKVY; encoded by the coding sequence ATGAAAATGAGAAAACTGCTTGCACCTGTACTGGGTCTTTCCCTGATGTTGCCAGCCGCTGGCGCTTTCGCTGCGGAAGGTACAACTGCCGACTATAATCCGGAGCTGCAAACAAGAGCGATCCAGTTTACACTGGGCAGCAAAATGTACATGGTGAACGGTATGACAAAAAGCATGGCTATTATGCCAGTAGAATACATGGGCACTACATACGTGCCATTGCGCTACCTGGCAGCTAACGCCAACATGAAAGTATCTTACGATGCAATGACAGATACAACATGGCTGGATACTGGTCTGGCTCGCTACGAGTTCTGGACCAAAGGTACAAATGCCAAAGTCTACAAAGTAGACAACATGCGCAAAGGCTTGAACCAACCGATCATTTCCCGCAACGGTCACACAATGGTGCCAGTACGTTGGTTCGCTGAGAACTTCGACTGGAACATGTCCTACAGCGGCGGCATGATCACACTGTCTAAAGTATATTAA
- the nrdG gene encoding anaerobic ribonucleoside-triphosphate reductase activating protein, translating to MNICGYIPESINEGRGVRAVVFISGCRHACPGCFSPHTWSFTAGEPFTASLQQDIIDGMARNPLLDGLTIAGGDPFFSADDVALFVEKVRAQLPQLSIWIYSGFTWEQIFFQQPQKYLKLLSLCDVLIDGRFEKSLRDVSLPYRGSSNQRVIDVQQSIYQRQVILWQSPLSL from the coding sequence ATGAACATTTGCGGTTATATTCCAGAGTCGATCAATGAAGGGCGAGGTGTGCGGGCGGTTGTCTTTATTAGCGGCTGTCGTCATGCTTGTCCGGGCTGCTTCAGTCCGCATACATGGTCGTTTACCGCTGGGGAACCATTTACCGCTTCGTTACAGCAGGACATCATCGACGGCATGGCACGTAATCCGCTACTAGACGGGTTGACGATTGCGGGCGGCGATCCGTTCTTCTCTGCTGACGACGTAGCGCTATTTGTGGAGAAGGTGCGTGCGCAATTGCCCCAGCTGTCGATCTGGATATATAGCGGATTTACATGGGAGCAAATCTTTTTTCAACAACCTCAAAAATATTTGAAACTTCTATCCTTATGCGACGTATTGATTGATGGAAGATTCGAGAAGTCGCTACGCGATGTGTCTCTGCCGTATCGTGGCAGCAGCAATCAGCGAGTCATTGATGTGCAGCAGAGCATCTATCAGCGACAGGTTATTCTCTGGCAATCTCCGCTAAGTTTGTAG
- a CDS encoding MTH1187 family thiamine-binding protein yields the protein MAIAEVTVIPVGTGSTSLSSYVAQMQRVLDKQQGISIQLTPMSTIIEGEIGDVFRAIQALHESPFEEGAGRVSTAVKIDDRRDHPTSAQYKLDSVRSKLADSNPS from the coding sequence ATGGCAATTGCAGAAGTGACCGTGATTCCGGTCGGTACAGGCAGCACCAGTCTGAGTTCGTATGTGGCACAAATGCAGCGTGTATTGGATAAACAGCAGGGGATCAGCATTCAATTGACACCGATGAGTACGATTATCGAGGGTGAGATTGGCGATGTGTTCCGAGCGATTCAAGCGTTGCATGAAAGCCCGTTTGAGGAGGGAGCGGGACGTGTATCCACAGCGGTCAAAATTGATGATCGGCGCGATCATCCGACGTCAGCACAGTACAAATTGGATTCTGTACGTAGTAAATTAGCGGATTCCAACCCCTCTTGA
- a CDS encoding TerC family protein: MDAALLLEYGWVLLVLIALEGLLAADNALVLAIMVKHLPEEQRKKALFYGLFGAFVFRFASLFVISFLVDVWQVQAIGALYLLYISINHIVRHVFAKSKTDEAADDKGPAANPKKQSGFWMTVFKVEVADIAFAVDSILAAVALAVALPASGLPPIGGLDGGQFIVIFLGGLIGLIIMRFAASFFVRLLQERPGLEVAAFVIVGWVGVKLSVITLAHPALAVIPEHFPENKIWKLSFYVVLVAIAAAGWFLSSKREIPEDENAVKEVKQEIKEDL, from the coding sequence ATGGATGCAGCATTATTGTTAGAGTATGGCTGGGTACTGCTCGTATTGATCGCGCTGGAAGGTTTGCTTGCTGCCGATAACGCGTTGGTACTGGCGATTATGGTTAAGCATTTGCCGGAGGAGCAGCGCAAAAAGGCATTGTTCTACGGTTTATTCGGGGCATTCGTATTCCGCTTCGCTTCCCTGTTCGTTATCTCGTTCCTCGTTGACGTGTGGCAGGTGCAAGCGATTGGTGCCCTGTATCTGTTGTACATCTCCATTAACCACATCGTCCGCCATGTGTTCGCCAAGTCGAAGACAGATGAAGCTGCCGATGACAAAGGTCCAGCTGCTAACCCGAAAAAGCAATCCGGCTTCTGGATGACCGTCTTCAAGGTCGAAGTTGCTGATATCGCGTTTGCGGTTGACTCCATTCTGGCGGCGGTTGCATTGGCTGTCGCGTTGCCTGCAAGTGGATTGCCGCCAATCGGCGGTCTGGATGGCGGTCAGTTTATCGTTATCTTCTTGGGTGGTCTGATCGGTCTGATCATCATGCGTTTCGCCGCCTCGTTCTTCGTTCGTCTGTTGCAGGAGCGTCCGGGTCTGGAAGTTGCCGCATTTGTTATCGTCGGCTGGGTCGGTGTGAAGCTGTCCGTCATTACATTGGCTCACCCAGCACTGGCAGTCATTCCAGAGCACTTCCCTGAAAATAAAATTTGGAAGCTCAGCTTCTACGTTGTTCTCGTCGCCATTGCTGCTGCCGGTTGGTTCTTGTCCAGCAAACGCGAGATTCCAGAAGATGAGAACGCAGTAAAAGAAGTCAAACAAGAAATCAAAGAAGACCTGTAA